CGTGTGGCCACCCTGGAGGACGTCCACATCGACGCCCTCCTGCTGGAACTCGGGGACCTCGCGGCGGCCCGCGGCGACCGTCCGACGGCCGCGATCGCCCGCCTCCTCGACTACGACGCACGGCACGGGGCGCAGCTGCTCCACACCCTGCGGTGCTGGCTCGACGCGTTCGGCGACGTGCCGGCCGCGTCGGCGAGGGCCCACGTCCACCCCAACACCTTCCGCTACCGCCTGCGCCGCCTCACCGAGGTCGCCCGGCTCGACCTCACCGACCCGGACCAACGCTTCGCGGCCATGCTGCAGTTGCGACTACTGCCGACGCCGACACTGCCGCCCGAGGGCACGCCGGACGGGTGACGGCCGCGCCCGGCACCCGTGTGCCACGCTGGGCCGATGAGTGGGGCGAGGACGGGTGTGCGGCCGGCGACCATGAACGTACTGGCGCCGCAGTCCGCCGACGGTCCGAACCGACGGGCCGTGCTGACTCGCGAGTGGGAGCGTCTGCGTCCTGACGTGCTCGCGCTCCAGGAGGTGACCCGGGAGGACGTGGCAGCCCTCGCCGACGCGGGCCGGCACGTCGTTCCGCACCCCCGGTGGTCCTCCGACGGCGTCGGCGCCGTCCTGGCCGCCCGCCGGGCCTTCGGGCACACGGTGAAGGACACGCTGGAGGTCACCGCGCGCACGGCGCTCACCGGCTGGTGCGCAGTCGTCGCCGCGGAGCTGCCGTTCCCGGAGCCCCTCGGCGTGATGCTCGTGGTCCATCACAAGCCGAGCCGGCCCTACGGCTACGAGCGCGCGTGGGAGTTGCAGGCGCTGGTCACCGCCCGCCTCGTCGAGGAGGTGGTCGCCGAACGTGCCGTGCGGCACGCGGTGGTGATGGGTGACTTCGACGCCTCGCCCGGGGCCGCGAGTCTGCGGTTCCTGAAGGGGCTGCAGTCGCTGGACGGCATGAGCGTCTGCTTCCAGGACGTCTGGTCGGCCGTGCACCCCCACGACCCCGGCCCCACCCTGCACGTCGCCTCGTGCGAGCGGGTCCTGGTGCGGCCGGTGCGCGGGGTGCAGGCGAGCGACCACTACGGCCTGGTCGCCGACCTGACGGTGCCGGACCACACGCCGGGCCGGTGGAGGAACGCCGACGGGCCCCGCCCCGCGCCCGGGAGCGGCCCCGGCTCAGCCGCGCGGTGAGCCGGATCCCGGGCGGTCGGCCTCGCCTTGGGCGCTGGTGAACATCTCGACGAGGCTGTACGGGGCGTCGTCGTCGAGGAGCAGGGGGAGCAGTTCGGCCGCCTCGGCGGCGTGGGCGGCGCTGCGGGGGAACAGGGCGGCCTCGTAGGCGGCGAGCGCGGCCTCGGGGTCGTCGGGGTGGGCGGCGAGCGCCTTGCCGAGTTCCGCGCCGTCGAACATGGCGAGGTTGGCGCCCTCGCCCGAGGGTGGCATCAGGTGGGCGGCGTCGCCGAGCAGGGTGACACCCGGGACCCGCTCCCAGCGGTGCTCGTGGGGCAGCGTGTGCAGGATCCGTACGACCGGTGCGGTCTCGCCGTCGGTGAGCAGCGCCGTGAGTTCCGGCGCCCAGCCCTCGAACTCCTTGGCGATCCGGGCCGTCACCGCGCCGGTGTCGGTGTCGGTGTCGGTGAGGTCGATGCCGTCGATCCACTCCCGTTCCCCGGCCAGCTGGACGTAGGTGTGCAGGACCCCGCCGGGCTCCCGGTGGGCGGTGATCCCCTTTCCGGGGGCCAGCGCGAACAGGGAGCCGCCGCCGACGGCCTCGGCGCTCGCGGGATGGCGCTCGTCGCTGTCGAACAGATAGGTCTCGACGAAGACCGCGCCGGCGTACTCGGGCCGCGCCGCGGACAGCAGCGGGCGGACGCGTGACCAGGCGCCGTCCGCGCCGACCAGCAACCCGGTGGTGACGGCCGTGCCGTCGGCGAAGGTGACCTCGTGGCGGCCGTCGCCGAGGGAGCGGGCCGCGGTGACCTTGTGCCCCCATCGGACGGTGCCGGCGGGCAGCGAGTCCAGCAGGAGCTGCCGCAGCGCGCCGCGGAGCACCTCGGGCCGCCGGCCGTGGCCGTCGTCGGGCCGCTCGAACACGAGGGTGCCGTGCCGGTCGAGTACGCGCAGCGCCTCGCCGCCCTCGTGGACGAGACCGAGGAACTGGTCGTGGAGACCGGCGTCCTTGAGGGCGAGCTGCCCGTTGTGGTGGTGGATGTCGAGCATGCCGCCCTGCGTACGGGCGGTGGGCGAGGCCTCCGCCTCGTAGACCGTGGCCGGTATGCCGTGGACGTGCAGGACCCTGGCGAGCGTCAGCCCGCCGAGCCCCGCGCCGATGATCGTGACGGGGATGGTCATGGCGTTCTTCCTTCCTGCTGACCGAAGACTCTGGAACGACGTTCCAGCAGCCCCAGCATGGAACGCCGTTCCAGGCGCTGTCAAGCTGGAATGGTGTTCCAGAGTTGTCGTCGGCCGTCTAGGATGAGCCGCATGGCAAGCAGAACGCGTCGTCCGGAACGCCGGCAGGAACCGCTCTCCCGGGAGCGCATCGTCGCCGCCGCGGTCGGGCTCCTGGACACGGTGGGCGAGAGCGGACTGACGTTCCGCGCGCTGGCCGAGCGGCTGGCGACGGGGCCCGGGGCGATCTACTGGCACGTCGCGGGCAAGTCCGAACTGCTCGCCGCCGCCACCGACGCCGTGCTCGCCGCCGGTTCCGTCCGTGCCGATCCCGAGGCGACGCCGCAGGAATCCGTCCGCGCGCTCGCGCTCGGTCTGTTCGACGCGATCGACGACCACCCCTGGGTCGGTACACAGCTCGTCGGCACGCCGTCGCAGTCACCGATGCTGCCGGTCTTCGAGCAGCTCGGCCGCCAGGTACGGGCGCTCGGGGTGCCGCCGGCCTCCCAGTTCTCCGCGGTCTCCGCGCTGTGGAACTACATCCTCGGCGTGGCGGGCCAGAACGCCGCCAACGCCCGGGCGCCCCGGCAGGAGACGGACAGGACGGCGTACCTGGCCTCCGTCGCGGACGACTGGGCGGCCCTCGACCCCGAGGAGTACGCGTTCACGCGCGGCGTCGCCGGCCGGCTGCGGGAGCACGACGACCGGGCCGAGTTCCTCACCGGCATCGACCTCATCCTCACCGGCATCGCCGCGTACGGCCGCCCCACGGACTGACCGGCGGACCGGATCTCCGGTTGACCGACCGGCCGACTGACCGGCCCCGATCGTGGCGGCGGGAAATCCGCCCCGCTCTTCCGCGAACTTTCCGCCGCGACCCGTCATCGAACCTCATGTACGGCACACGTGGACGGCGAACGGGCGGGCACTCGACCCACCTGCCGCCGCGCACGCGCACAGGCACGAGCACGAGTGGAGAGCGATCGCTGTGACCGAGCACCGGACCACCACCGACCAGACCCCCGCCGCCCACCCCACCGCGGCACACCGCACCGGCCGCCGGTTCTGCGGCGCGCTGCTCGCCGCGGCCGCCGTCGCCGGACTGGGACTCACCGGCGCGGGCGCCGCCCAGGCGGCCGGCAGCGGGAGCGGCACGGCGTCCATACCGACCTGCTCCCCCGCCGCCCTCAGGACGACCTTCGGCCGGCAACTGGCCGGCGGCATGAACCACGAGGGCGTCTACCTCACGTTCCGCAACCTCAGTGGCACGACGTGCGCACTGCGCGGCTTCCCGGGCCTCGGTCTGGAGGACGCGAACCACCGCACGCTGCCGACCCACACCCACTGGGGCGACACCTGGTACGCCGGCAACCCCGGCACCAGGACCCTCGTCCTGAAGGACGGCGAGAGCGCGGAGGCGGTCCTCGCCTGGACCCACGTCAACACCGGGACCTCCGACGCCGTGCACGCGTCGTACCTGGAGATCACCCCGCCCGCCGCGACCACACACAAGACGCTGGCGTTCCCCGAGTGGGTCGACAACGGCGACCTGCACGTGACCGCCCTGGCCAAGCACATCGACGTGCCGCGCTGACTCCCACCTGGCGAGAACCAGTGGGGCATCGGCATTTTCGCCACTGTCGGCTCCTCCGCGCCGTTCCTAGGCTCCTGGACATCAGCCGTTGGACCACCGATGAAAAGGGCCACGCGTGTTCGACAGGAACGAGTCAGACAAGGGCGATCCGGGCCAGGGCCGGGAGGAGAAGATCGTCAGCCGGCGCACCGCGCTGGGGCGCGGCGTCGGCGTCGCCGCGATCGGCGTGACCTCCGCGCTCGCCACCGCCGTGTCCACCCCGGCCGCCACCGCGGCACCGGGGCGGGCGCGACGGGCGGACGCCGGGGGCGGGAGCGGCGGGTCCCTGCTCAGGTCCGTGGCGGGAATCCGCGTCCCCGGCGGCGAAGTGGCCCGGAGGGCGACGGCGTTCGCGCGTGAGGCGTCCTCCGAGACCCTCTTCAACCACGTGATGCGCACGTATCTGTTCAGCTGCGTGCTGTTCGACCAGCGCGGTGTCCACTACGACCGCGAACTGGCCTTCCTCGCCGCGGTCCTGCACGACCTGGGGCTGGTGGAGGCGTACCGGACCCCGGCCGAGCGCTTCGAACTCGACGGCGCCGACGCCGCGCAGCGGTTCCTCGAGGGGCAGCGCGTTCCGCAGGACCGCGTCGCGGTGGTGTGGGATGCGATCGCCCTGCACACGAACGTCGCCATCGCGGCCCGGAAACGGCCCGAGATCGCCATGGTCGCGGTCGGTTCCGGGGCGGACTTCTCCGGCAACGGCGTCGACCGGATCCCGTCCGGCACCCTGGAGGAGATCCTCGCCGCGTTCCCCCGGGCGGGCTTCAAGCAGGACGCGGTCGACACCATGCTGTCGCTGTGCCGCACCAAGCCCATGTCGGTGCTCATGCACCCCTTCGCCGAGGTCGGCCGCCGTCACATTCCGGGCTTCGCGGTGCCGACGGTGGAGGACCTGGTGCTCGCGGCGCCCTTCGCGGAGTGACGCCGCGCCCCGCCCGGGGTGCGGGGCGACGCCGACCGGCTCATGCGCTCACGCGCGTGCCCCGGCGCGGATGCGCTGGGCGAGGAAGAGGGCAGCGCGGTCCAGCGCCTCCTCCGCCTCGTCAAGTTCACCGACGAGCGCCTGGAACACGTGGGGCACGTCGGCGGTGACGTCCAGGACGACGTCCACTCCGGCCTCCCGCGCGCGGGCGGCCAGGCGCGTGGAGTCGTCCAGCAGGAGTTCGTTGGTGCCGACCTGGAGCAGCATCGGCGGGAAACCGGTCAGGTCGGCGTGGACGGCCGGGCTGAGCAGCGGCTGGTGCGGATCGGTGTCGCCGAAGTACATGGCACTGGTGCGTTCGAAGTCCGCGCGCGTGAAGACCGGGTCGATGCCGGCCTTGCTGTCCATGCTCTGGCCGGACCGGGTGGCGTCCAGGCCCGCGGAGAAGGCGAGGAGGGCGGCGGGCATCGGCAGTCCCGCGTCGCGGGCGGCGAGGCACGTGGTGACGGCGAGCCCGCCGCCCGCGGAGTCCCCGGCGAACACGATCGCCGCGGGGTCCTCGCCGCGGTCGAGGAGCGCGCGGTAGGCGTTCAGCGTGTCCTCGATCGCGGCCGGGAACGGATGTTCGGGAGCGAGCCGGTAGTCCACCGAGTACGCCCCGAAGCCGGTCTTGGTGACGAGGTGCCCGGTCAGTGACAGCGCGGTCTCCGGGGACCCGAACACCCAGGCGCCGCCGTGGAAGTACAGAATCGTTCCGGCGCGCGGCCCCTCGTCCGGCTCGACGCGCAGCGCGGGCCGGCCGCCGAGTTCCGTGGGCTCCGTGCGGATGGCGTCGGGCACCTTCATGCGGGCCATCAGCGCCCGGAATCCCGCGCGCAACTCCTCGATCGTGACGGGGCCCTCGTGACGCGGCTGTCGCATCATGGCATCGACCCGGACACGCTGTTCCTTGCTCATACTGGTGTGCTCCCCTGCGTAAGTAGCTGCCAGTACACTATATGCCGTGGCATATAAATCAAGTGGAAACCCGTTCGACCTGGTCGGCTTCTTCGACGACCTGGTCCGCTGCGAGACGCGGCTGTACAACGAGCTCAACGACCGGCTCCGCGCCGCCCACTCCATCGTGACGTCGCAGTACGAGACCTTGCGGTTTCTGCGCGACCGCTCCGGGGCACGGGTGGCGGACATCGCCGCCGCGTTCGCCGTCGGGATCGGTGCGACCAGCAAGAGCGTGGACCGGCTGGAGAAGCAGGGGTGGGTGGTCCGCCGGCCGAACCCGGCCGACCGGCGCTCCTCCC
The DNA window shown above is from Streptomyces sp. NBC_00670 and carries:
- a CDS encoding alpha/beta hydrolase, yielding MSKEQRVRVDAMMRQPRHEGPVTIEELRAGFRALMARMKVPDAIRTEPTELGGRPALRVEPDEGPRAGTILYFHGGAWVFGSPETALSLTGHLVTKTGFGAYSVDYRLAPEHPFPAAIEDTLNAYRALLDRGEDPAAIVFAGDSAGGGLAVTTCLAARDAGLPMPAALLAFSAGLDATRSGQSMDSKAGIDPVFTRADFERTSAMYFGDTDPHQPLLSPAVHADLTGFPPMLLQVGTNELLLDDSTRLAARAREAGVDVVLDVTADVPHVFQALVGELDEAEEALDRAALFLAQRIRAGARA
- a CDS encoding endonuclease/exonuclease/phosphatase family protein, which gives rise to MSGARTGVRPATMNVLAPQSADGPNRRAVLTREWERLRPDVLALQEVTREDVAALADAGRHVVPHPRWSSDGVGAVLAARRAFGHTVKDTLEVTARTALTGWCAVVAAELPFPEPLGVMLVVHHKPSRPYGYERAWELQALVTARLVEEVVAERAVRHAVVMGDFDASPGAASLRFLKGLQSLDGMSVCFQDVWSAVHPHDPGPTLHVASCERVLVRPVRGVQASDHYGLVADLTVPDHTPGRWRNADGPRPAPGSGPGSAAR
- a CDS encoding FAD-dependent oxidoreductase, coding for MTIPVTIIGAGLGGLTLARVLHVHGIPATVYEAEASPTARTQGGMLDIHHHNGQLALKDAGLHDQFLGLVHEGGEALRVLDRHGTLVFERPDDGHGRRPEVLRGALRQLLLDSLPAGTVRWGHKVTAARSLGDGRHEVTFADGTAVTTGLLVGADGAWSRVRPLLSAARPEYAGAVFVETYLFDSDERHPASAEAVGGGSLFALAPGKGITAHREPGGVLHTYVQLAGEREWIDGIDLTDTDTDTGAVTARIAKEFEGWAPELTALLTDGETAPVVRILHTLPHEHRWERVPGVTLLGDAAHLMPPSGEGANLAMFDGAELGKALAAHPDDPEAALAAYEAALFPRSAAHAAEAAELLPLLLDDDAPYSLVEMFTSAQGEADRPGSGSPRG
- a CDS encoding MarR family winged helix-turn-helix transcriptional regulator, coding for MAYKSSGNPFDLVGFFDDLVRCETRLYNELNDRLRAAHSIVTSQYETLRFLRDRSGARVADIAAAFAVGIGATSKSVDRLEKQGWVVRRPNPADRRSSLLVLTDEGARLVDAAERTVTESLAELFGTAFDGPGAAATARAFAQLRATLEHNRFGTPTG
- a CDS encoding HD domain-containing protein, whose product is MFDRNESDKGDPGQGREEKIVSRRTALGRGVGVAAIGVTSALATAVSTPAATAAPGRARRADAGGGSGGSLLRSVAGIRVPGGEVARRATAFAREASSETLFNHVMRTYLFSCVLFDQRGVHYDRELAFLAAVLHDLGLVEAYRTPAERFELDGADAAQRFLEGQRVPQDRVAVVWDAIALHTNVAIAARKRPEIAMVAVGSGADFSGNGVDRIPSGTLEEILAAFPRAGFKQDAVDTMLSLCRTKPMSVLMHPFAEVGRRHIPGFAVPTVEDLVLAAPFAE
- a CDS encoding TetR/AcrR family transcriptional regulator, translating into MASRTRRPERRQEPLSRERIVAAAVGLLDTVGESGLTFRALAERLATGPGAIYWHVAGKSELLAAATDAVLAAGSVRADPEATPQESVRALALGLFDAIDDHPWVGTQLVGTPSQSPMLPVFEQLGRQVRALGVPPASQFSAVSALWNYILGVAGQNAANARAPRQETDRTAYLASVADDWAALDPEEYAFTRGVAGRLREHDDRAEFLTGIDLILTGIAAYGRPTD
- a CDS encoding DUF4232 domain-containing protein gives rise to the protein MTEHRTTTDQTPAAHPTAAHRTGRRFCGALLAAAAVAGLGLTGAGAAQAAGSGSGTASIPTCSPAALRTTFGRQLAGGMNHEGVYLTFRNLSGTTCALRGFPGLGLEDANHRTLPTHTHWGDTWYAGNPGTRTLVLKDGESAEAVLAWTHVNTGTSDAVHASYLEITPPAATTHKTLAFPEWVDNGDLHVTALAKHIDVPR